A section of the Deinococcus gobiensis I-0 genome encodes:
- a CDS encoding type IIL restriction-modification enzyme MmeI, whose product MNGDKKVRAEIAAGRTRRAGLIATNSIRGGANAEVLQRVQETGGIFMAWPDRAWVQDGAAVRVSVVGFDDGTQQARTLHWHEGDETDVAGRVTCTQAVGVFNADLTSGVDVRQAQRLPENAGLSFEGVKPAGKFDLPGTVAREWLDLPNPSGVSNRDVLKVFLGGEDLTERHKDRWTVDFNQMTLEEAAQYRRPMQYVIEHVQPVREKNNEKRTREQWWQYKRTVPALREATASLRRFLATPRHMKHRAFVWCPADAVPGDALTVIASDQDEMFGMLNSGIHVTWAARLGTSLEDRPRYTPTTTFETFPFPQPTPEQRVKVEAAARYLEQTRAFLHGKDAPGRKGGVKLGLTDMYNLLTAYRATKVEPVAGLSTLADAHDLLDQAVAEAYGWVWPLSEDEVLTRLLALNLQRAGHTLA is encoded by the coding sequence GTGAACGGTGACAAGAAGGTGCGCGCGGAGATCGCGGCCGGTCGCACACGGCGCGCGGGCCTGATCGCCACGAACAGCATCCGAGGAGGCGCGAACGCTGAAGTGCTCCAGCGCGTGCAGGAGACGGGCGGGATCTTTATGGCGTGGCCGGACCGGGCCTGGGTGCAGGACGGCGCGGCGGTGCGGGTGAGCGTGGTGGGCTTTGATGACGGGACACAACAGGCGCGCACGCTGCATTGGCATGAAGGGGACGAAACCGATGTTGCCGGGCGCGTGACATGTACACAGGCGGTTGGCGTCTTCAATGCGGATCTGACCAGTGGAGTGGATGTGCGCCAGGCCCAGCGGCTGCCGGAGAATGCGGGATTGTCGTTTGAGGGCGTGAAGCCGGCGGGGAAGTTCGACCTGCCGGGCACGGTGGCGCGGGAGTGGCTGGACTTGCCGAATCCCAGCGGCGTGAGCAACCGCGACGTGTTGAAGGTGTTTCTGGGTGGTGAGGATTTGACGGAGCGCCACAAGGATCGCTGGACTGTGGACTTCAATCAGATGACGCTGGAAGAAGCCGCGCAGTACCGACGACCCATGCAGTATGTGATAGAGCACGTTCAACCCGTTCGAGAGAAAAACAATGAGAAGCGCACTCGAGAGCAGTGGTGGCAGTACAAACGCACGGTTCCTGCCCTTCGGGAGGCCACAGCTTCATTGAGGCGCTTCCTGGCGACGCCACGGCACATGAAACACCGGGCATTCGTATGGTGCCCAGCAGACGCGGTACCAGGGGACGCCCTGACGGTGATCGCATCCGATCAGGACGAGATGTTCGGGATGCTGAATAGCGGCATTCACGTGACTTGGGCGGCACGCCTGGGCACGAGCCTGGAAGATCGTCCGAGGTATACGCCCACGACGACGTTTGAGACGTTCCCATTCCCTCAGCCGACGCCAGAGCAGCGTGTGAAGGTCGAGGCAGCTGCGCGATATCTGGAGCAGACTCGAGCGTTCTTACACGGGAAGGACGCGCCGGGCCGAAAGGGTGGCGTGAAGCTGGGCCTGACGGACATGTACAACCTGCTCACGGCGTACCGAGCAACGAAGGTGGAACCGGTAGCGGGCCTGAGCACCCTGGCCGACGCACATGACCTGCTCGATCAGGCGGTCGCCGAGGCCTATGGCTGGGTGTGGCCGTTGAGTGAGGATGAGGTTCTGACGCGCCTCCTGGCGCTGAACCTGCAACGCGCAGGGCATACGCTCGCCTGA